The Oreochromis aureus strain Israel breed Guangdong linkage group 7, ZZ_aureus, whole genome shotgun sequence region gctgcacaacTCTGATGTGAATCTCCCTTTTACCACATCATAAAGGTctgagatctggtgaccgtGGAGGCCATGTGAGTACAGTCAGCTCATTGCCATGTTTGAGAAACTAGTTTGAGATTGAGTTTTTTTGACATGGCGCGTTATCTTGGTGGAAGCagtcatcagaagatgggtgcaGTGTGGCCATACTGGGATGGAGATGggcagcaacaatactcaggtaggctgtgacATTTAAACGATGCTcagttctttaaaaaatgtgccaagaaaatattccccacaccatcaccaccacctgcAGCCTGagctgttgatacaaggcaggatggatctatgcgttcatgttgtttacatcacCTGCCTACCATATGAGTGTCGCCCCAGAAAAAACAACTCATCACACCAGGCAACATTCAGCCGTCCAGTTTCAGTGAACCTGTGTGaatagtttcctgttcttagctgacagcatcattctctgtaaatccTGGAGATGGTTGTGTTTAAAGCCCCATGAGGTCCAATCAGtttgtctggcaccaacaaacaTGTTCAAAGTCAATTCAATCTCATTTcatccccattctgatgcttggaTGAGTTTCAGCAGGTTGCCTTGACCATGCCCACATGCCTAAATACACTGAGTTGCTACCATGTGGTAGATATTTGCATGTATTTGCACTGTAAAGTTGTTGGTGACTGTAATCTTTAACTCGTTTACAGATCAAGTTGTGTTATTAGCAgggctttaaaaataaacttgatAATGCAGAAGTCTGACAGATTAAATGATAtacactataaataaataataatgttaaAGAAGGATCTCTTCCACTGGCTGTGCTGAGATCATGTGACGAGGTAATGGATTTTGCTATTATCAACTGACATTTGGACCCGTCTTCTACAAATATTGTAGTGTGGAGGTTTCCCATTACATTTCTTCATAGGTTAGTCTAAAGCAGGAAATATTAAAGCTAACAGCGTGTTCACACTAACTCTGTGTTTGGTTGATTTTACTGACAGGTGAGCAGAAGGATGAAACGATCTATTTGAGGGACTAAGAAACTTCTACAAgtcttttgacttttttaaataactgcaACACTAATCTGTCTGCCAGAAGCTAGGCCTCAGCAGAACATATCTGTACTCTTTCTGtcagtacagggagtgcagaattattaggcaagttgtatttttgaggaataattttattattgaacaacaaccatgttctcaatgaacccaaaaactcattaatatcaaagctgaatgttttgaaagtagttttagtttgtctttagttttagctattttaggggatatctgtgtgcaggtgactattactgtgcagaattattaggcaacttaacaaaaacaaatatatacccatttcaattatttattttaccggtgaaaccaatataacatctccacattcacaaatatacatttctgacattcaaaaacaaaacaaaaacaaatcagcgaccaatatagccacctttctttgcaaggacactcaaaagcctgccatccatggattctgtcagtgttttgatctgttcaccatcaacattgcgtgcagcagcaaccacagcctcccagacactgttcagagaggtgtactgttttccctccttgtaaatctcacatttgatgatggaccacaggttctcaatggggttcagatcaggtgaacaaggaggccatgtcattagtttttcttctttataccctttcttgccagccacgctgtggagtacttggacgcgtgtgatgaagcattgtcctgcatgaaaatcatgtttttcttgaaggatgcagacttcttcctgtaccactgcttgaagaaggtgtcttccagaaactggcagtaggactgggagttgagcttgactccatcctcaacccgaaaaggccccacaagctcatctttgatgataccagcccaaaccagtactccacctccaccttgctggcgtctgagtcggactggagctctctgccctttaccaatccagccacgggcccatccatctggcccatcaagactcactctcatttcatcagtccataaaaccttagaaaaatcagtcttgagatatttcttggcccagtcttgacgtttcagcttgtgtgtcttgttcagtggtggtcgtctttcagcctttcttaccttggccatgtctctgagtattgcacaccttgtgcttttgggcactccagtgatgttgcagctctgaaatatggccaaactggtggcaagtggcatcttggcagctgcacgcttgacttttctcagttcatgggcagttattttgcgccttggttttccacacgcttcttgcgaccctgttgactattttgaatgaacgcttgattgttcgatgatcacgcttcagaagctttgcaattttaagactgctgcatccctctgcaagatatctcactatttttgacttttctgagcctgtcaagtccttcttttgacccattttgccaaaggaaaggaagttgcctaataattatgcacacctgatatagggtgttgatgtcattagaccacaccccttctcattacagagatgcacatcacctaatatgcttaattggtagtaggctttcgagcctatacagcttggagtaagacaacatgcatgaagaggatgatgtggacaaaatactcatttgcctaataattctgcactccctgtattatgATTGTTACATTTTGGACTAAAGTAAAATATTTTCAATAAGGTTCCTTTAGTAACCTTTTCTCTAAACAGAACTGTTAAACAACACACGGTGAGCAAGGTTTCTTTAATAACCACAGAGATCCCTGAAGCTTATACTAAtcctaacaaaacacacactacTGCTGAATTTACtgtattattataatattaacaCATATCATGTTTAATGGTCAGTTCACTAAATGACACCACCCTCCACAAATGTGACCCTGATGATGCATATTTGTTGACCGTACAGCAAGTAAGCCATGACACATATGAGGCCGAACTGGACACATATGAggacaggaaagaaaagaacagacagCTTCACATGAAGTTCCAACACACAGTTTAATTTCCAGCTGATGATGATCACAAATTCTTCAGCGCCTTTCACAGCTACTGTATCCAGCCTGGGTGCTTCAGACTGTCCTCCTAAATTATAGTCTTGTTTTTGACTGAAACTTTAAGCTGCCTCATCAGTTCTTAGAGAGCATCAGGATATGTGATGGAAATATCTCTGTAGTGATGTCACTTTAAACTGACCTCAGCCTCCAGCCATGCATGAGCAGCATTTAATCAGTTCATTTTCTTACAGAGTAGATACTGTGTCTACTGTGAGTTCACAGGCAAATGTGGTCAAAAGTAGATAAGAGGTTTTCAGTTGTTCCATTCACACCCGAAGTGTCATTTTTCAACTGGCTTCTTTGTCTATTTATCTGTCATGTAGGCAAAGCAGCTGACTACACTCTGCAGGATGATCAGTTCTTTTTGTTTACTGGATGAAATTTAAAGGCGTTCTTTTCtcatgatgattttattttaatgacatttttctGTCGATGCCAACTCCATGACTTTGTTATAAGACtgacatgaatgaaaacaaatttcttttgctcaagtaaaaagaaaaaaaaatcattaatggTGGAATAAACAACACATAACTTGAATTTGTTTATGTGTGGTATCTTTAGGATTAGGagtcaactttattgtcattacacaTGTATAAATACAGTGTAACGAAATACAGTTTGCATCTAATCAGAAGTGCAATAAGAGCAATTATACAGTTAAGTTAAGCaaatatacagatgtactaCAGGCAAATGCACGGATATACTGATATATACAGATAAGAGTAGTATAAATGGGGGAATAGTTATGAACAGATTATGTACAGAGAGACCAAATATACAGATGGACTACAGACAAATGTACAGATGTACTGTACATATGTACAGATATACAGATGATCTGTATAGCATACAGATGTTCTATACTGCTATACAGATGGGCAGAATACAGATGTACTATGAACAAATATACAGATGTGCTAAATATATACAGATGTGCTACATATATACAGATGTACAGATCTCCAGAGTCCTATGAGTATATCTACAGCAGTGGAAGCGTGGCGCTCTGAGCAGACTATAACAGTGAACAGTGTACGCACTATACCAGAGACTATACTATGTCAGTGTCCTAAACTATAGCAGTAAACAAGTAACCATTCattgtaaaataattttttttataaaagaaTGAACTGAATAACTTATGTATAGAAACAGAAGGTGTTCATTAAAACTTAATAGAAAtgaaaaatttgaaaaattaactatagaaaaataaaaatacatctcAGGGTTAAGAAATTGTTGTCTTTTCCATTAGTTTCTTCTTTAGTTGCTTTTTACTTGATATGACACTTTAAACTGTATAGTAGACTGTATAtattaagtaagtaagtaagtaaaagtttatttatatagcagccTTCAAGAtataaaatcacaaagtgcttcacaagacccaacaatgaaaaaaaaaaccaagaaaaaatTACTAGAAAgcagatttaaaacatttatttttatctcattattTTAAAGAGATCAGTCCACTGATCTCAAATCgaaaggaagagagaaaagttCCAGAGTCTGGAGGCCTCTGAACAGAAGGCTCTGTCtccttttgttttcagctgagTATGGGGCCCCATACACACtcattcactcactcactcaggtCGTGTGCATGCAAATAAGAAAACGTTTGAATACGCGCAGGTCACTACACTGTCACCTGAGTTTAGGTTTATGTAAAATCAGCATGTATTGtattagtttattttcttattcaGCAGATATGATTTGCATAATACAATAAGCAGCCAGATAGGGGCAAACGTATTAATATTGTTTGCCCCTATCCGGCAAACAAATgttgtttatatatatttatgtgtgtgtgtttcaaaaGTCTGAATGCTTTCTGCATTCAGTTGCAACCAGGTGCAACTATGTGTCAGTGGTCAGTACTAGTTCGCTGGGCATACAGTTAAAATGGTTTGCATATTCTTTAAGATTGTATGTAAAACATTATGTTACAATGCTTACACATGACACTGTCATAAATTTATAGACACTATAGGATAAAAACTTTGGATAATCAACTGCCCTGTCCTTTGTTAAACAGTAGCCTGTGTGTGGTTATCTATCTGCATTAGTACCAGCCACCATCACTGCCACCACCCAGAGGCTGACAGTATTTAACTCCCACCCTCATTTTCAGGAAAAAGGTTCAGTCTACCTTCTACTTTGCTGTGAGAGCTCTCTCAAAGGAaggatggggtttttttcatcACTGTTAAGGTTTATCAGTGTTCTCTTCTATGGAGAGATCACTACTGACTTTAAACCATGCGTTACATTTTTCTACGCAGAAACGATACCACAGGGCATCAGTGGAGACGGCTACCAGGCATTATGTCAGCGCTATGAAAATCAATACCACTTTGCCACCCTGTATGACAGAAACCGTCGTATTCCATTGTTCTCTGCGTATATACTCAGTCCTGGAGGTGGACCTAGGCCCAAAAATCCAAAATGGATGATTGAACCATGGGTAAGCTGTGTAAAATATCACTGTGTGATGTTCAAGGACAGTCATGCGTTTGAACTGCTCTTTTTTAAGAACATTGTCTATTACAGTGTATTTTAAAAATGGTTTTCTTAGAGAGGATGAAGCACAATAGTTACAGACTCTGTTTGGATTTTAACTGTTTGTTGAAGTGTGTATTCTCTGTATTTTACTGCCACATTGTTCTCCATCACCTCAAACAATATGCAACACATTTAAAGCAGttattttcctcctgcctgtccTACCTTAGATATTGTCATACTATACcacatataatgtaataacttaaataacacAAATATAACTGAATAAATAACAGGACAGGATAAAGAagaacacatacacaaaattagatgatctttaataaaatgatggtTAAAAAAGGCTGTAGGATTTTATTTGCTCTCTCACATTTCAAAATGACATGACTGTGCAGTATGACAGTATGCTCTCAGTGTTACACATTCCCACAAACTCATACTGAAAGACTATTTGCACACACAGTATGAAGAATGATAAATAATCTTTGTAGCttctaaagaaataaaaagtctGTCTTTCTTGTATTTCAGCTGGTGCCAGTCAATTCTAACACAGGAATGGAGTACCAAAAACATCCTGACCAAAATGTGAAGGACAGCCAGGCAGTTAATGAAGACTATAAACACTCTGGTTATTCCAGAGGCCACCTCGCCCCCAGCGGTCACCaacagacaaaagaaaacaaagaggctACCTTCACCCTGACAAATATTGTTCCTCAAATGGAAAAGTTCAATAGTGGCCCCTGGAACACTTTGGAAAATGAGATGGCAGAGAGATTTAAAGTCTGCACATCAAAAATGTATGTTATCACTGGAGTCATGCCTTATGAGAATAATGAACCCAAGATCAATGaattgtttacctctttgttgtgatgtggtggacatccctaaacaatcatgagttcaggcttcaatttttccaatccaattatatcctatattctcgcagtcaaactcgtccaggttcacctctcactggtcctttttcattcacagtgtcctgttcgggcttcaaagttccagcaaacacagtctgtttcttctctgttttgatctttcagtattcttcttccaagattgctccaagcatggcaaatatgagagtcagtgccttcaagcagacacatcacactgttcttcaccagcatgcatgttgcatctttcatactgctggactcatcagtcgtcgtcagtgttactgctttcacTTGCACTGCTTTTAGCTtcagttaattcttcaagtccacggtgttctgtcggtcttcatcaggaaattgactgtccttgactgtcctttgagtttcttctcagtttcagggacaaagtgagagatcaagctgcacaatttcgagccaaagactggcttattttctcccaattctgttaatctattgttATGGCGCTGCACTCAAGgttccaatgttgagagaagtccacctgtattggcacactaatGCATAGAATTAgtattcttttcatttcttattCTTAAAACCTCTGTTTTGCTTCATCTCCCTCGAGTTTAAcacatctgtctctctgtgttctctctTTACACACTCAGTTACCATTTATGGGCATGCGTTTCctatcccacacacacacacttcctgtttgtgcaGACTCTGCAGGCAAAAGGCAGAGTCTGTCTCCCCTTaaatttcacagtctacaaacaatCAGTGATTCTCCTAaatcttgatttaaaaacaatacaccttcatttcactcacacacatttaaatagagctctttcaaacatcaggacaactaacacttctccacacacatcaccCTTCACccttctttaggtcagtttgtaGCGTATACACTTATATGTTTTccatcagaaaaaataaactcaacctctcataaccTCACTCATGCGTTTCTTCAattaaagcactttcaaactttaaacatcctattttacatcacaaaagaaatatatttcacactcctttatttcatacacactttttaaacgttctaacctctttcagacaccatgaatcgtctcacacaccctgccttttctctcactcagacaaatcacgcagagtcactcaaatcaaatactgaccgcattcacacagttaaaatcacttaaaataCACTTTCCTATccgtattttggacatgccttccataatcagaaagagcaagtcaaaagaaaaagaaactgaaacctctcatcattctcacagcttctcaccacacacacataactgaaaaataaacacaccagcatttatggctcacgatatatacatctatcaaaattcagtcatttactatacatccacactcatatattcaaactgtatttatactctcgtaataagcaaaaccagccTCTTAAATAtaggcatttagcaaaattggcaaacaatagtcataaagctcaatactctcgaaactgaaaccaccctctctctgcgtcaccgctcctcatttgcatttacacaccatcagtgcacatccggctgtgcattgctgacacagagactgatcttactcatagatctcatattttatattacacagagacgtcttattaattacaactgcacaggttttttaggcctcttagctcctacaaatttcgataaatttaccataaccgactcgaacgggcaaaccccaggttttttgcgaccaattcaccagaccagactcgaactgctctgtccagattttctaaacctaacttaatttacaggtagccaaaaaagcgcaagaataggggacttgaacccctagcaatttTGGAGGTTCCCCAGTTCTCCCCGGTTTGTCGTACCGTACTATCCCATTTAGTCGCCgctaggtcaaggataaacatctttatccaggagggagcgttacctccgagaaaatgcacttcttaacagacgccgctgtcgttctagacaaatttacaataatttgaaacaacaatctaagcccaaaacaggattaagattgaggcagatctacctttgtggacataggggacttgaacccacaaaatgaccatcacaagaTAAATCCAATGTCcagcgggacttgaacccacagaaATGACCAATTTCCCTACTTTCTACGTGAGACTCGAACTCACTttaattcttttccttttctttgggacttgaacccagtaCTTTTACCTTTAACTcatcattacttcaaccagcATGCTCATAAGATTaccatcaaaatcaaaacagacattcaccagtagtttccagtgagtagactttaatttgtcaTGTCCAATTCTGGCACactttggaaaattcaacaggtatgtgccttacctttgtataagccggcttgtctctcacttTCAACCACTGACTCGTATCTGCCCGTCTAATCACCACAGACCCCCTCTCACCGGACGATGCCCCCAAATGTCAAGGTtcaaatgttgagagaggaatccataaataaatcCATAAATAAGCACTGATCCGGGCGTGtacaatttagacggcattttaatgaattacacatgtgtgagttcaacaacccaatcagtattgaactgctttaccatattcagacaacggttttatagggttaagatagtacagcccccttttctgttgctaggcagatttaaacaaagcatacgtcactccaaaaccacaatgactcttaacatagtctaaaacaaacatcttcttcgggtcgacgccaggtgcttcctctcagcccgccttcgctgtcgcttatcttctgggacatctggtgtacttcctggactACCATGTACGCCtcgactttgcagttataaactcttacctactaaatgagtctgtgtgtgtgtgcgcgtgcgggggcgtgcatgctgtgtactgcgtgcgtgtcgtgacctctctcactatatgtgtctgtatgtgtgtctcgcccttaaatgctctcacatctcacccgttacacttctgacctttcaccgaacagaggctcatccttacatataataacctaactggaactatatatgtaatctactgaataaatttttaatcaaaagcctctactaaaagtttcatatcctactcacagtacttgcattcagagtctgctttcagtttcacttctgcaagagcatgccttgcagacgtgtttcctgtctctgccctctacacagaaacactgagattatagaagcattaaaacatttaaaattatagattcaactccacagtttaaagtggttctccttggacttgtaataaagactaatataatacccatatatttgaacatctgaatgcatctgaatgcaacatcactattaacatgaaatggtaatgatgattatagaaatagcagcaaataatagcagcaaaacATTCCTACTCCTCTCACTGTTCCTGAGTACCTTTGGACTGCTTACTGCTGCCCAATGTTCGAAGCTGGACCTAACCAGAATTACTTTCCTACTTCTTCTGCAAAGAGACAATGTATGTTATCACTGGGGCCATACCTTATGAATCTGGAGAGCATGTCATCAGTAAAAGGGTGCACGTACCTGAGTATATGTGGACTGCTTACTGCTGCCCAACTCAACAGAAAGCTAGTGCTGCAGTGGGAAGAAATGATCCTACCAGTAAAGATGacattgtgaaaaaaaacaccaaacatgGCCATGATGTGAAGCAGATGTCCTTGGAAGACCTGGAGAAGATCCTGCAAAACAGGCTAAAGA contains the following coding sequences:
- the LOC116325003 gene encoding endonuclease domain-containing 1 protein-like; protein product: MGFFSSLLRFISVLFYGEITTDFKPCVTFFYAETIPQGISGDGYQALCQRYENQYHFATLYDRNRRIPLFSAYILSPGGGPRPKNPKWMIEPWLVPVNSNTGMEYQKHPDQNVKDSQAVNEDYKHSGYSRGHLAPSGHQQTKENKEATFTLTNIVPQMEKFNSGPWNTLENEMAERFNFFCKETMYVITGAIPYESGEHVISKRVHVPEYMWTAYCCPTQQKASAAVGRNDPTSKDDIVKKNTKHGHDVKQMSLEDLEKILQNRLKMPKMSLFKNTWLSMTDGVAFCLIHQEHVSGLKTITDYKGNSVRLREVTASLPDGAEHLLHITSLLPASLDPLQFAYMPNRSTDDAIEIALHTPLCHLDQKNTYVRMLFIDYSSAFNTIISSRMKLRDLNISSSLCSWILDFLTDRPQVVRIGSITSSTLTLSTGGPQGCVLSPL